One segment of Anopheles stephensi strain Indian chromosome 3, UCI_ANSTEP_V1.0, whole genome shotgun sequence DNA contains the following:
- the LOC118512088 gene encoding LOW QUALITY PROTEIN: protein RRNAD1 (The sequence of the model RefSeq protein was modified relative to this genomic sequence to represent the inferred CDS: deleted 1 base in 1 codon): MEESLRLQVAELRQKIVESSKIVQLYKTLIDAYIVDFFHLKHWNNLPPSWKRCFDTVPIQQLPELLSFESRNNESNVWPLSVLALRSLFRRLVHTRTKPAENPQKPPRSCVYHKQSGLFQKSVKLKKRHEIEQFAGDCLREPAERFGRTLVDIGSGQGNLARTLAYGYGFRVCCLEQNESFVQVAREKDAELWRRLTKLEPALIGSTIHPVHLQEKVNLDHIDPVGFVQLLRVALNVEKEQTDGFRFGLIGLHPCGDLAPSLLRLFLACPECRFVKLVCCCYMKLSCDNSTPNAAANEYGFPLSEFCRTSKLSLSYEAREIACHAIEQYRDKLKSDYGELKVHAYRAAIESIIVRLRPDLKHSGLKGGIKATEASFDEYCQRAVDGGIIIPREEIQSEETQQNLARWEEVVKFYTLRLMFAPLIETIVLYDRLLFLLDKGADTRIDVLFDPYLSPRNHVITAYK, from the exons ATGGAAGAAAGCTTACGTTTGCAGGTGGCTGAATTGCGGCAGAAAATCGTGGAGTCTAGCAAAATTGTGCAGCTCTACAAAACGCTCATCGATGCGTACATTGTG GATTTTTTCCATCTGAAGCACTGGAACAATTTACCTCCCAGTTGGAAACGCTGTTTCGACACGGTCCCCATCCAACAGCTTCCGGAACTTCTTTCCTTTGAAAGTAGGAACAATGAATCAAATGTGTGGCCTTTGTCAGTGTTAGCCTTACGCTCGCTTTTTCGTCGTCTGGTACACACCAGAACCAAACCGGCCGAGAACCCTCAAAAGCCACCGCGAAGCTGCGTGTATCACAAACAGTCTGGTTTGTTTCAAAAATCGGTAAAATTGAAAAAGCGGCATGAAATCGAACAATTCGCTGGCGACTGTTTGCGTGAGCCAGCCGAAAGGTTCGGTCGCACGCTGGTCGACATCGGTTCA GGACAGGGGAATCTGGCCCGTACTCTTGCCTACGGATACGGGTTTCGGGTGTGTTGCCTTGAGCAGAATGAATCGTTCGTCCAAGTGGCAAG GGAAAAGGACGCCGAGCTTTGGCGCCGGTTGACTAAGCTGGAACCAGCATTAATTGGCTCCACGATACATCCGGTTCATCTGCAGGAGAAAGTTAATCTCGATCACATTGACCCTGTAGGCTTCGTGCAACTCCTACGAGTTGCGCTTAACGTCGAAAAGGAACAAACCGATGGCTTCAGGTTCGGACTAATCGGTCTCCATCCGTGCGGTGATTTAGCTCCATCACTGCTCCGACTATTTCTTGCCTGCCCGGAGTGTCGGTTCGTGAAGCTCGTTTGCTGTTGCTACATGAAGCTTTCCTGCGACAACTCAACACCGAACGCTGCGGCCAATGAATATGGATTCCCGCTTAGTGAGTTCTGTCGCACGTCCAAGCTCAGCTTAAGCTACGAAGCTCGCGAAATTGCTTGCCACGCGATTGAGCAGTATCGAGACAAGTTGAAAAGCGACTATGGAGAGCTGAAAGTACACGCGTATCGAGCTGCCATCGAGAGCATTATTGTTCGCCTGCGACCTGACTTGAAACATTCCGGACTAAAAGGCGGCATAAAGGCAACGGAGGCGAGCTTCGACGAATACTGCCAACGAGCGGTAGACGGAGGGATCATTATACCACGGGAAGAGATACAATCAGAAGAGACGCAACAGAACCTTGCTCGATGGGAAGAGGTTGTAAAGTTTTATACACTAAGACTGATGTTTGCACCGCTCATTGAAACGATCGTGCTGTACGACCGTCTGCTGTTTCTACTCGATAAAG GTGCTGATACCCGCATCGATGTCCTATTCGATCCATATCTTTCCCCACGGAATCATGTCATCACGGCGTATAAATAA
- the LOC118514168 gene encoding LOW QUALITY PROTEIN: peptidyl-alpha-hydroxyglycine alpha-amidating lyase 1 (The sequence of the model RefSeq protein was modified relative to this genomic sequence to represent the inferred CDS: deleted 3 bases in 2 codons), with the protein MLTKYAYVSSWPILDRKLGSVTAVAIDGAGNVVIFHRGSHVWSLETFDQKDVYQDAAGGPIANHTVLKFTHDTGSLLQEWGANLFYMPHGLTIDHEQNYWLTDVALHQVFKFDLNHSTTEPVPNARNAFEPGNDMYHYCKPTAVAVLKSGEFFVADGYCNGRIVKYSPEGSPILSWGRNSFVLTRTFDLGPGPVPVNFFAVPHALTVVPDRDLLCVADREQGRVQCFHTGNATFHSQYSSPEMGSRLFSVKYISSDGGLLYTINGPELNLVFNSVVPVGGFILEMDSGKVVGRFQPNNPRHAFSNPHELAVLDDGSEVYVAELNPQMVHKFRLVSAPRPSATTPRPTVARNEAH; encoded by the exons ATGTTAACAA AATATGCGTACGTGTCTAGTTGGCCGATTTTGGATCGAAAACTAGGATCGGTGACGGCCGTGGCTATTGACGGGGCCGGTAATGTGGTCATATTTCATCGCGGATCGCACGTCTGGAGTTTGGAGACTTTCGACCAAAAAGATGTGTATCAAGATGCAGCGGGTGGTCCAATAGCCAATCATACGGTGCTAAAGTTTACCCACgatacgggcagtttgctgcAGGAATGGGGTGCCAACCTGTTCTACATGCCTCACGGGCTAACGATCGATCACGAGCAGAACTACTGGCTAACGGATGTGGCGCTGCATCAGGTGTTCAAGTTCGACCTGAACCATTCGACGACCGAACCCGTGCCTAACGCTCGGAAC GCTTTCGAACCGGGCAACGATATGTACCACTACTGCAAACCGACAGCCGTTGCGGTGTTGAAGAGTGGCGAATTCTTCGTCGCAGACGGCTACTGCAATGGTCGTATCGTGAAGTACTCGCCGGAAGGT TCCCCGATCCTGTCCTGGGGACGTAATTCGTTCGTACTGACACGCACCTTTGACCTCGGGCCCGGACCTGTGCCGGTGAATTTCTTTGCCGTTCCGCACGCACTAACGGTCGTACCGGATCGTGATCTGCTGTGCGTGGCCGATCGGGAACAGGGTCGTGTGCAGTGTTTCCACACCGGTAATGCGACATTCCATTCCCAGTACAGCAGTCCCGAGATGGGAAGTCGATTGTTTAGCGTAAAGTACATATCATCCGACGGTGGACTCCTGTACACCATCAATGGGCCGGAGCTTAACCTTGTGTTCAACTCGGTGGTGCCAGTAGGAGGCTTTATACTGGAGATGGACAGCGGAAAGGTGGTTGGCCGCTTTCAGCCGAATAACCCACGGCATGCGTTCAGTAATCCACACGAGCTGGCCGTCCTGGACGATGGATCGGAAGTGTACGTGGCGGAGCTGAATCCGCAGATGGTGCACAAGTTCCGTCTAGTCTCAGCACCACGACCATCGGCCACAACGCCTCGACCAACGGTTGCCCGCAACGAAG CACACTGA